A part of Populus alba chromosome 8, ASM523922v2, whole genome shotgun sequence genomic DNA contains:
- the LOC118052380 gene encoding uncharacterized protein translates to MNPYQLSDYKRTDKKKSRTFNERPAAGSFDENEGLAHNTHLQRGADHVSCMPFDGGHVEDNDKEAALGTSDPSCEIDASGRLLPQESDRRMPTCRGKSAFLPTESTSNNMTSPDGHVQPDGYMPSSQSSQFVLNDYETPVHRILLSDNPSSSNTPSAPQHTQGVGTLVVLPAPQETPSYLDNLLNPNNGSSSKKFRREIRAYNSMFAFTSMGAVVDNSVNSRPGSYVFKVNAYCHHVMGSLLPMDNKGPKFAQLYIFDTDNEVSNRLQPFCNENFQSSLDSDIVVGLINMLDSSNQLVRLFRHARQRLGDVEVPELKLRLIGKRDDDSRQYDDPSLNDIGGLVVGDIGHCRSDRDIIIESLSGTLQRISKLHPKFMSLHYPLLFPYGEDGFHTDIPLAHQEQQPPKKRQKERLDFIRANQENLRSEHYKGIHDAIARGDTDGSTTGKIILPSSLTGSPRYMVNNYQDAMAICRCYGNPDLFITFTCNVNWPEIRREIKKTKGYQPEDKPDIIARVFHSKLIDMMSFIKSGKPFGRTIADVCAVEFQKRGLPHTHLLVWLAPEFKFRSPEDVDSIISAEIPDKHQDPICFEIVSKFMMHGPCGAANPKAQCMEKNKCSKQFPKKNKDATIFGENGFVYYKRRMQPMGHIVKNGISLSNCHVVPYNKELLLRYNAHINVEICCQSLLIKYLFKYVSKGADRCRMVMKKDTDDEIQAYLNCRFICPYEAVWRLFQFPIHSRSPAVERLQVHLPLQHHVFFSGNQSLSSVLGRPGINKTMLTEWFERNRVDVDARDLFYSQFPNKYVWDARQKEWIVRSRGFCLGRIVYVHPAAGELYFLRMLLNHVKGAKSFEDLRQISGTIFPTFQLACKALGLLGDDKEWSDAFGEAIPTASSPQLRQLFINIIMFCEVADPNSLFDQFWHSMHDDIEYHLRSSFSMLNVRLSDDELKNYVLYELEQLFNASGTSLEDHKLPMPNGRLMDEVRNKLLREELSYDLAELRNNHSLAMPLLNPCQRNIYDSVITSILQKKQALIFVHGHGGTGKTFLWHTIINRVRSEGSIVLAVASSGIASLLLPGGRTAHSRFKIPLEVNESSTCEIKHNTHLSRLLEMTSLIVWDEAPMNNRFCFEALDKSLRDVLRLNNPFGGKSVLLGGDFRQILPVIPGGTKEEIINASFTSSLLWSAFTFLTLNQNMRLSAEGLSPDQKDELRQFAEWILLIGDGQICDLAVSDDHDAAFIKIPCELQVEVIDSPIAAIVSAIYPDIERAHLDPFYFKDRAIVTPKNLTVSEINNFILDIIPGHKYNFLSCDSIQTTSGDIDNIDLLYPIEFINQLDFNGVPQHSISLKIGTPIMLLRNLSPSAGLCNGTRLIVTQLAERIIEAQIITGSNIGDRVFIPRIVFPVNDKKCPFTIKRRQFPIRPCYAMTINKSQGQSLKIVGVFLKEQVFSHGQLYVALSRVTSKNGLKIISLDHEGKPSCYAKNIVYKDIIQLLPKE, encoded by the exons ATGAATCCTTACCAGCTGAGCGACTACAAACGCACTGACAAGAAGAAGTCCAGGACGTTCAACGAAAGACCAGCTGCGGGATCATTTGACGAAAATGAGGGCCTGGCTCACAATACTCACTTGCAA AGAGGTGCTGATCATGTGAGCTGCATGCCATTTGATGGTGGACATGTGGAGGACAATGACAAAGAAGCC GCACTAGGCACTAGCGATCCATCTTGCGAGATTGATGCCAGTGGTAGACTATTGCCACAAGAAAGTGACCGAAGAATGCCAACTTGCAGAGGAAAATCAGCATTTTTGCCCACAGAAAGCACG AGCAACAACATGACAAGTCCTGACGGACATGTTCAACCGGATGGATATATGCCATCTTCTCAATCctcacaatttgttttgaatgacTATGAAACCCCCGTTCATAGAATCTTGCTATCCGATAACCCAAGCTCTTCAAATACACCATCTGCTCCACAACATACTCAAGGAGTTGGCACTTTG GTGGTGCTTCCTGCTCCACAAGAAACACCTAGCTATCTTGATAACCTTCTTAACCCAAACAATGGTTCATCATCCAAAAAATTTCGGCGTGAAATTCGTGCTTATAACTCAATGTTCGCTTTCACATCCATGGGGGCTGTGGTAGATAATTCTGTTAATTCTCGACCTGGATCTTATGTTTTTAAGGTCAATGCATACTGCCACCATGTTATGGGTTCTCTTCTTCCCATGGATAATAAAGGCCCCAAGTTTGCGCAGCTTTATATTTTCGATACAGATAATGAGGTTTCTAACCGGCTGCAACCATTctgcaatgaaaattttcaatcaagctTGGATAGTGACATTGTTGTTGGTCTAATCaatatgctggattcatctaaTCAATTGGTTCGTTTGTTCCGTCATGCTCGACAAAGACTTGGGGATGTCGAGGTTCCAGAACTCAAACTTCGGTTAAttggtaaaagagatgatgACTCAAGGCAATACGACGATCCTTCTTTAAATGACATTGGTGGTTTGGTTGTTGGGGACATTGGTCATTGTCGATCTGATCgagacataattattgaaagttTATCTGGAACACTTCAGAGGATCTCAAAGCTTCATCCAAAATTTATGTCCCTTCATTACCCACTTCTTTTTCCATATGGTGAGGATGGTTTCCACACTGATATTCCATTAGCTCATCAAGAGCAGCAACCacctaaaaaaagacaaaag GAACGTTTAGATTTTATACGTGCAAACCAAGAAAATCTTAGAAGTGAGCATTACAAAGGAATACATGATGCTATTGCCAGAGGTGATACTGATGGATCAACTACAGGGAAAATTATACTTCCATCGTCTTTAACAGGAAGCCCTCGGTATATGGTTAATAATTACCAAGATGCTATGGCTATATGTAGATGTTATGGGAATCCTGATCTTTTTATCACATTTACCTGCAATGTTAATTGGCCTGAAATTCgccgagaaattaaaaaaacaaagggctATCAACCTGAGGACAAACCTGACATCATAGCAAGGGTATTTCATTCCAAATTAATTGATATGATGTCATTCATCAAGTCCGGAAAACCTTTTGGGCGGACAATTGCtg ATGTTTGCGCTGTGGAGTTTCAAAAAAGAGGTTTGCCGCATACTCATTTGTTAGTTTGGCTAGCTCCAGAATTCAAATTCCGTTCGCCTGAGGATGTTGACTCTATTATTTCAGCTGAAATACCTGACAAGCATCAAGATCCTATTTGCTTTGAGATAGTTTCGAAATTTATGATGCATGGTCCATGTGGTGCTGCAAATCCAAAGGCTCAATGTATGGAAAAGAATAAATGTTCCaaacaatttccaaaaaaaaacaaagatgcaaCCATCTTTGGTGAGAATGGCTTTGTTTACTATAAACGACGCATGCAGCCTATGGGTCACATTGTTAAAAATGGCATTTCCCTGTCAAATTGTCATGTTGTCCCATACAACAAAGAACTTTTGCTTCGATACAATGCACACATTAATGTTGAAATTTGTTGTCAATCTCTGCTTATCAAGTATCTTTTTAAGTATGTTAGCAAAGGAGCTGATCGATGCAGAATGGTTATGAAAAAAGATACTGATGATGAAATACAAGCTTATTTGAACTGTAGATTCATTTGTCCATATGAAGCAGTATGGCGTTTATTCCAATTCCCAATCCATTCAAGGAGCCCAGCTGTTGAAAGACTTCAAGTCCATCTGCCATTACAACACCATGTGTTTTTTTCAGGTAATCAATCCTTATCGTCAGTTCTTGGGAGACCTGGCATTAATAAGACAATGCTCACAGAGTGGTTTGAGCGCAACAGGGTTGATGTCGATGCACGAGATCTATTTTACTCACAGTTTCCAAACAAGTATGTTTGGGATGCTAGGCAAAAAGAATGGATTGTTAGATCACGTGGATTTTGCCTTGGTCGCATTGTGTATGTCCATCCTGCAGCTGGAGAGTTGTATTTTCTCAGAATGTTACTTAATCATGTTAAAGGAGCAAAGAGCTTCGAAGACTTGCGGCAAATCTCTGGTACAATATTTCCAACTTTTCAACTTGCATGCAAGGCTTTGGGACTCTTAGGAGATGATAAAGAATGGTCAGATGCATTTGGTGAAGCTATTCCAACAGCTTCTTCTCCGCAGCTAAGGcaactttttattaatattattatgttttgcgAGGTTGCTGATCCAAATAGTCTTTTCGATCAATTTTGGCACTCTATGCATGATGACATTGAATATCATCTGAGATCTTCTTTCTCAATGTTGAACGTTCGTTTGTCTGATGACGAACTTAAGAACTATGTGTTGTATGAGCTTGAACAACTTTTTAATGCTTCCGGGACATCGTTGGAAGATCATAAACTTCCAATGCCGAATGGTCGATTGATGGATGAAGTCAGGAACAAACTTTTAAGGGAAGAGCTTAGCTATGATCTTGCTGAGCTTAGAAATAACCATTCATTGGCTATGCCACTTCTTAATCCATGTCAAAGAAACATCTATGATTCTGTTATTACATCTATACTACAAAAGAAACAAGCGCTCATATTTGTTCATGGTCATGGTGGAACAGGAAAGACTTTTTTATGGCATACAATTATTAATCGAGTTAGATCTGAAGGTTCAATTGTTCTTGCTGTTGCCTCATCTGGAATAGCTTCTCTTCTATTACCTGGAGGGCGAACAGCCCATTCTAGATTTAAAATTCCATTAGAAGTTAATGAGAGTTCAACATGCGAGATTAAACACAACACTCACCTTTCACGACTACTGGAGATGACATCACTCATTGTTTGGGATGAGGCTCCAATGAATAATAGATTCTGTTTTGAAGCTTTGGACAAGTCTCTACGAGATGTTCTTAGACTTAACAATCCATTTGGTGGCAAGTCTGTCTTATTAGGTGGGGATTTCCGACAAATTCTTCCTGTTATACCTGGaggaacaaaagaagaaataattaacGCTTCTTTTACTAGCTCATTGCTATGGTCTGCATTCACATTCCTCactttgaatcaaaatatgcgACTATCAGCTGAAGGTTTAAGCCCAGACCAAAAGGATGAACTTAGACAGTTTGCAGAGTGGATCCTTTTAATTGGTGATGGACAAATATGTGATTTGGCTGTTTCGGATGATCATGATGCGGCATTTATCAAAATCCCATGTGAGCTTCAGGTTGAAGTAATTGATTCTCCAATTGCAGCTATTGTCTCTGCCATATATCCTGACATTGAAAGGGCTCATCTTGACCCATTCTACTTTAAAGACAGAGCAATTGTTACACCGAAGAACCTAACTGTTTCtgagattaataattttatccttgatatTATACCTGGTCATAAATACAACTTTCTTAGTTGTGATTCTATCCAAACAACTTCTGGTGATATTGACAACATTGATTTATTGTATCCAATTGAATTTATCAACCAGCTTGACTTTAATGGTGTGCCCCAACACAGTATTTCTTTGAAAATTGGCACACCGATTATGTTGCTTCGGAACCTTAGTCCCTCTGCTGGTTTATGCAATGGAACAAGGCTTATTGTTACACAGCTTGCCGAGCGAATTATTGAAGCCCAAATTATTACCGGTTCTAACATTGGAGATCGAGTTTTTATTCCACGAATTGTCTTTCcagttaatgataaaaaatgccCCTTCACAATCAAACGAAGACAATTTCCTATTAGGCCTTGCTATGCTATGACTATTAATAAAAGCCAAGGACAATCACTTAAGATTGTTGGTGTCTTCTTGAAAGAACAAGTTTTCAGTCATGGTCaattatatgttgctttatcaaGAGTTACATCAAAGAATGGACTTAAAATCATTTCCCTCGATCATGAAGGAAAACCATCATGTTATGCCAAAAACATTGTTTACAAGGATATCATTCAATTATTACCAAAAG AGTGA